The following proteins are co-located in the Triticum aestivum cultivar Chinese Spring chromosome 1A, IWGSC CS RefSeq v2.1, whole genome shotgun sequence genome:
- the LOC123058592 gene encoding rop guanine nucleotide exchange factor 7 has translation MARGGGGGAAEEEEEEEEGMAASDTLTAESEECRRGSSSSASSVAASTDSYCPPDEWQQAAIKTCVTDDAVAAIAKANPPAPGKEIPPLAERHRAPEVELMKERFSKLLLGEDMSGSGKGVCTALAISNAITNLCATIFGQLWRLEPLLPEKKAMWRREMDWLLCVSDHIVELVPTWQTFPDGTRLEIMTSRPRSDLYISLPALRKLDHMLLETLESFRDTEFWYLDQGICAPDCDGSASFRRPAHRRDEKWWLPVPRVPPGGLRDATRRQLEHKRDAANQILKAAMAINSNALAEMDVPDSYHDSLPKNGRATLGDIIYRYITSEQFSPDCLLDCLDLSSEYQAVEIANRVEAAVYVWRRRGTAAAKSAGTKSSWGMVKDMIMDTEKRGDLLAERAEGLLISLKQRFPGLTQTSLDMSKIQYNKDVGKSILESYSRVMESLASNIIARIDDLLYVDELSKQADQKLPAGVAEDGKIACKNKKAAATAPSPAYAVPASGTTYVTPSFSPAQLSSPSKIGRALLVDRRAHHGRASKRSALADHGGGPEVKGMLVTSPVFDAPLGTEL, from the exons ATggcgagagggggaggaggaggcgcggccgaggaggaagaggaggaggaggaggggatggcGGCGAGCGACACGCTGACGGCGGAGTCGGAGGAGTGCCGCCGCGGGAGCAGCTCCAGCGCCAGCTCCGTCGCCGCCTCCACCGACTCCTACTGCCCGCCCGACGAGTGGCAGCAGGCCGCCATCAAGACCTGCGTCACCGacgacgccgtcgccgccatcgccaAGGCCAATCCAcccgcccccggcaaggagatccCGCCGCTCGCCGAGAGGCACAGAGCCCCAG AGGTGGAGCTGATGAAGGAGAGGTTCTCCAAGCTGCTGCTGGGCGAGGACATGTCCGGGAGCGGCAAGGGCGTCTGCACCGCGCTCGCCATCTCCAACGCCATCACCAACCTCTGCG CGACCATATTCGGGCAGCTGTGGAGGCTGGAGCCGCTGCTGCCGGAGAAGAAGGCGATGTGGCGGCGGGAGATGGACTGGCTGCTCTGCGTCAGCGACCACATCGTCGAGCTGGTGCCCACATGGCAGACCTTCCCTGACGGGACAAGGCTTGAG ATCATGACGAGCAGGCCACGATCCGATCTGTACATCAGTCTGCCGGCACTTCGGAAGCTAGATCACATGCTTCTT GAAACACTGGAGAGTTTCAGAGACACGGAGTTCTGGTACTTGGACCAGGGGATATGCGCGCCGGACTGCGACGGCTCGGCCTCGTTCAGGAGGCCGGCGCACCGCCGCGACGAGAAGTGGTGGCTGCCGGTGCCCCGCGTGCCCCCCGGCGGCCTCCGTGACGCCACTAGGAGGCAGCTCGAGCACAAGCGCGACGCCGCCAACCAGATCCTCAAGGCCGCCATGGCCATCAACAGCAACGCCCTCGCCGAAATGGACGTCCCCGACTCGTACCACGACTCGCTGCCGAAG AACGGGCGTGCGACGCTGGGGGACATCATATACCGGTACATCACGTCGGAGCAGTTCTCCCCCGACTGCCTCCTCGACTGCCTGGACCTGTCGTCGGAGTACCAGGCCGTGGAGATCGCCAACCGCGTCGAGGCCGCCGTCTACGTGTGGCGCCGGAGGGGCACCGCTGCTGCCAAGTCGGCCGGCACCAAGTCGTCGTGGGGCATGGTCAAGGACATGATCATGGACACGGAGAAGAGGGGCGACCTGCTCGCCGAGCGCGCCGAGGGCCTCCTCATATCGCTCAAGCAGAGGTTCCCTGGCCTGACGCAGACGAGCTTGGACATGAGCAAGATCCAGTACAACAAG GATGTGGGGAAATCGATCCTGGAGAGCTACTCGCGGGTCATGGAGAGCCTGGCCTCCAACATCATCGCGCGGATCGACGACCTGCTCTACGTGGACGAGCTGAGCAAGCAGGCAGACCAGAAGCTCCCGGCCGGCGTGGCAGAGGACGGCAAGATCGCTTGCAAGAACAAAAAGGCTGCTGccacggcgccgtcgccggcgtaCGCCGTGCCCGCCTCGGGCACGACGTACGTCACGCCGAGCTTCTCGCCGGCGCAGCTGTCCAGCCCGTCCAAGATCGGGCGGGCGCTGCTGGTCGACAGGCGGGCGCACCATGGCAGGGCCTCCAAGAGGTCCGCGCTGGCGGACCACGGCGGCGGCCCGGAGGTGAAGGGGATGCTGGTCACCAGCCCCGTGTTCGACGCCCCGTTGGGCACGGAGCTGTGA